A region of the Flintibacter sp. KGMB00164 genome:
TATGATCCAGGACACCCAGGACCGCCGGGTTCGCCGCACCCGGATGCGCCTGCAGCAGGCCATGCTGGAGCTGCTGAAAGAGAAGGACGCCCGCTCCATTACCGTGCGTGAACTGACCCAGCGTGCCGACGTGAACCGGGGCACCTTCTACGCCCACTACAAGGATGTATTCGATCTGCTGGACCAGATGGAGCAGGACCTGTTTCAGCGTTTGACCCAGCTGTTGTCCTCCTATTCCACCCAAGATTTGCAGCGGGGGCTCACCCCCCTGCTCACCGACGTGTTCCGCTTTGTCCGGGACGATCCGGTGCTGCGGCTGGCCTTTTTGGACCAGCGCACCCAGGACTCCTTTTTCCGGCGGCTGGACCAGCTGATTTATAAAAAGTGCCAGGAGGACTGGCAGGGGCTGTTTCTGCCCGTAGACCAGCAGCTGTGGAACTGCTGCCTGGACTTTTTGGTGTCGGGCGCGGTGGGACTGGCCCGTGGCTGGATGGTCCGGGGTTTTCAAGAGGAGCCGGAGCAGGTGGCCCAACTGGCCAACCGGCTGATCCTGAACGGTCTTTCCCTGTCTTAAGCGGAAATATTTTCCTGAATCGGTGCCGTTTTCCGCCTTTCGCCCCTTGTCACTTTTTGGGGAAAAGAGTAGAATATTTTTAGTGTGTGTATGTTATCCCTGCGGGAAACCATTTGTAAGGAGAGACGAGTTTTGAAACCTTCCAAAGTATGCGCCGCCATGCTGTGCGGCGTCTTTGGGGCGGCGCTTTTCACCACCCCGGCATTGGCTGCCGCGGCCCCCAATGACCTGCGGCACCACTGGGCTCAGACCCAGGTATACACCTTGATGGAACACGGCATCATCGCCGGCTATTCCGACCACACCTTCCGCCCGGACCAGCCGGTCACCCGTCAGGAGGCAGCAGGTCTGGTTTACGGCCTGTTGGAGGAGATGGGCGTGGAGCTGGACGACGAGGCGGAGATCCCCGTCTTCGGCGGCACCACGGAGGATATTCCCCAGCAGGTGCTGGAGGACTGGGAGAAGTATCATAACTCCCTCCAGCGTCCCAGCGAACCGGAGGAGGGGGAGGAAGAAACTACGATCCCTGGTGACGACGTGACGTTCCCCACCTATACCGACCTGGACGACAGCTGGGCCAAAGACAAGATCCTGTGTCTGGAGGCCAACGGCGTGCTGCCTGAGGACGGCACCGGCCTGTTCCGTCCTTTCCAGAACCTGACCCGGGGCGAGGCGGCTCAGATCCTGTATAACAGCATCTGCCGCTGGCCGGAGCTGTTTTCCCTCACCCCTGTGACCGAGTCGCCCGACATTCACGACATGGACGGACGGCCCGATGCGGAGGCCGTGCTGTCTCTGGCCCGGCTGGGTGTGGTGTCCGGCCGCGGCGACGGCAGTTACTGCCCCGACGACTCCATCTCCCGGGCGGAGTTCTCTGTACTGCTGCTGAATCTGGCAGGCTATCCCCTGATGACCGATGTGGAGTTTGATCCCCTGCCCGTGTGTACGGTGATCCCCACCCCCTACATCAGCCAGGTGTACCCCTCCGCGGCCTGGGTGGGCTGTGAGCCTACCTCCCTGCTTATGGGCCTGAAGGCCAAGGGCTACGCCCAGAACGTGACGCTGGATCAGTTCCTGGCCGACC
Encoded here:
- a CDS encoding S-layer homology domain-containing protein; protein product: MKPSKVCAAMLCGVFGAALFTTPALAAAAPNDLRHHWAQTQVYTLMEHGIIAGYSDHTFRPDQPVTRQEAAGLVYGLLEEMGVELDDEAEIPVFGGTTEDIPQQVLEDWEKYHNSLQRPSEPEEGEEETTIPGDDVTFPTYTDLDDSWAKDKILCLEANGVLPEDGTGLFRPFQNLTRGEAAQILYNSICRWPELFSLTPVTESPDIHDMDGRPDAEAVLSLARLGVVSGRGDGSYCPDDSISRAEFSVLLLNLAGYPLMTDVEFDPLPVCTVIPTPYISQVYPSAAWVGCEPTSLLMGLKAKGYAQNVTLDQFLADLPKTSSNPAKGFVGSPYVPSETLRTTIYPAPLAEYGRRYGNVKDFSGKSVEELREEVLLGNPVVIYVTLYWKQPYYRNFNIEGTTQSLLRNNHAVLVCGYDATTQYYYIADPYNIDDRYHDYFYWISADVLDPLYMVRQHAVAIE
- a CDS encoding TetR/AcrR family transcriptional regulator codes for the protein MIQDTQDRRVRRTRMRLQQAMLELLKEKDARSITVRELTQRADVNRGTFYAHYKDVFDLLDQMEQDLFQRLTQLLSSYSTQDLQRGLTPLLTDVFRFVRDDPVLRLAFLDQRTQDSFFRRLDQLIYKKCQEDWQGLFLPVDQQLWNCCLDFLVSGAVGLARGWMVRGFQEEPEQVAQLANRLILNGLSLS